One part of the Saprospiraceae bacterium genome encodes these proteins:
- a CDS encoding sigma-70 family RNA polymerase sigma factor yields MNNPIDELKWIQELRAGKDAAFKKIYLENYQNIERHILKNNGRVEDAEDLFQEALIVLVKRLRDPAFELQVKPGTYLSSIVNKMWLYKLRDKKEFSRDMQEHPLDSKDFEYSVDSVNLDARLSIVERILETFKDECKSLLSQFYFEHKSLLEISRVLGYTSDFVKVKKSRCMNALRKQLLENRDFLNLQN; encoded by the coding sequence ATGAATAATCCGATTGATGAATTAAAATGGATTCAAGAATTAAGAGCGGGTAAAGACGCTGCCTTTAAAAAAATCTATCTTGAGAATTATCAAAATATAGAACGTCATATTTTGAAAAACAATGGAAGGGTAGAAGATGCTGAAGATCTTTTTCAAGAAGCTTTAATAGTTTTAGTAAAGCGACTTCGGGATCCAGCATTTGAGTTGCAAGTGAAACCAGGGACATACCTTTCATCTATTGTAAATAAGATGTGGTTATATAAATTGCGAGATAAAAAAGAATTTTCAAGGGATATGCAAGAGCATCCATTGGATTCAAAAGATTTTGAATATTCTGTGGATTCTGTGAACCTGGATGCGAGACTATCTATTGTGGAGCGGATATTGGAAACTTTTAAGGATGAATGCAAAAGCTTATTGTCTCAGTTTTATTTTGAGCATAAATCGTTGTTGGAAATCTCAAGAGTTTTAGGTTATACTTCTGACTTTGTTAAAGTAAAAAAAAGTAGATGTATGAATGCATTAAGAAAACAATTATTGGAAAATCGGGATTTTTTAAATCTTCAAAATTAA